Proteins from a genomic interval of Triplophysa dalaica isolate WHDGS20190420 chromosome 13, ASM1584641v1, whole genome shotgun sequence:
- the igfbp1a gene encoding insulin-like growth factor-binding protein 1a: MSVPLLKFVWVAAFSALLSAPGLQASPVVGQEPIRCAPCSPERLTECPAVDAGCEEVLKEPGCSCCFACALKKGDSCGIHTAPCGSGLRCLPKPGEPRPLHALTRGQAVCTENPEPDQNQSEQAQDHPESGATATNEGSSTFFVHGHGKPFDPRVITAKESMKAKVNAIRKILVEQGPCHIELQTALEKITKSHQKLGDKMTRFYLPNCDKHGLYKAKQCESSLDGQRGKCWCVSSWNGKKIPGSSDLPADAECPEELNN; encoded by the exons ATGAGCGTACCGCTTCTGAAGTTTGTATGGGTGGCAGCATTCAGCGCACTCCTTTCTGCGCCGGGACTCCAGGCTTCTCCAGTGGTGGGGCAGGAACCCATCCGCTGCGCCCCGTGCTCCCCGGAGCGGCTGACTGAGTGTCCCGCGGTGGATGCCGGCTGTGAGGAGGTTCTTAAAGAGCCGGGCTGCAGTTGCTGCTTCGCCTGCGCGTTGAAGAAAGGAGACTCGTGCGGCATCCACACTGCACCTTGCGGCTCTGGGCTGCGCTGTCTGCCGAAACCTGGAGAGCCCCGACCCCTGCACGCGCTCACCCGCGGACAGGCGGTGTGCACGGAGAATCCCGAGCCCGATCAGAACCAAAGCGAACAAGCCCAAG aCCATCCTGAGTCTGGGGCAACGGCTACGAATGAAGGCAGCTCTACGTTCTTTGTGCACGGACATGGCAAGCCCTTCGACCCGCGGGTCATCACTGCTAAAGAGAGCATGAAAGCCAAAGTCAACGCCATACGAAAAATACTCGTCGAGCAG GGTCCTTGTCATATTGAACTACAAACAGCTCTTGAGAAGATCACTAAATCCCACCAGAAACTTGGAGACAAAATGACCAGATTCTACCTTCCAAATTGCGACAAACACGGTCTATACAAAGCCAAACAG TGTGAATCGTCTCTGGATGGTCAGAGGGGGAAATGTTGGTGCGTGTCATCCTGGAATGGGAAGAAGATTCCCGGATCAAGTGACCTGCCAGCAGATGCAGAGTGTCCCGAGGAACTCAACAACTGA
- the igfbp3 gene encoding insulin-like growth factor-binding protein 3: MTGLCALCLTALLAAFARLAESVSPVVRCEPCDDGALVLCKPLPRDCAESVREPGCGCCMTCALSEGQACGVYTGRCGTGLNCQQRPGESKPLQALLEGRGVCAKAPDKGPPQGHDNTDEEGEEHISNRTKATEAVQHTTGDTHGGHRTILESKSSPLHPSKMVIIQKDQNKKTQSYKVEPVSSGVHTDIHNFSLESKRETEYGPCRREMESVLKSFKISNVLNPRGFRIPNCDQKGFYKKKQCQPSKGSRRGYCWCVDKYGQALPGFDRKEKGQVHCNNLEKK, translated from the exons ATGACGGGACTCTGTGCGCTCTGCCTGACCGCCCTGCTCGCAGCATTCGCCCGGCTGGCTGAAAGCGTCAGCCCCGTGGTCCGATGCGAGCCGTGCGACGACGGAGCGCTGGTGCTGTGTAAACCGCTGCCCCGGGACTGCGCCGAGAGTGTACGGGAGCCGGGTTGCGGATGCTGCATGACATGCGCGCTTAGCGAGGGCCAGGCGTGCGGAGTGTACACGGGGCGCTGCGGTACCGGGTTGAACTGTCAACAGCGACCGGGGGAAAGCAAACCGCTGCAGGCTCTGCTGGAGGGACGGGGCGTGTGCGCGAAAGCACCGGACAAAGGGCCACCTCAGGGACACG ATAACACCGATGAAGAAGGAGAGGAACATATCTCTAACAGAACCAAGGCGACCGAGGCGGTACAGCACACCACCGGAGACACGCACGGAGGCCATAGAACCATTCTGGAGTCCAAAAGTTCTCCGCTGCACCCCAGTAAAATGGTGATCATCCAAAAAGATCAAAACAAGAAAACCCAGAGCTATAAAGTGGAACCGGTTTCCAGCGGGGTGCATACAGATATTCACAATTTCAGCCTTGAGTCTAAGAGAGAAACTGAATAT GGCCCGTGTCGTCGGGAGATGGAGAGCGTTCTGAAGAGTTTTAAGATCTCAAATGTGCTGAACCCAAGAGGCTTCCGCATTCCAAACTGTGACCAAAAGGGATTCTACAAGAAAAAACAG TGTCAACCATCCAAAGGCAGCCGAAGAGGTTACTGCTGGTGCGTCGACAAGTACGGACAGGCTCTACCCGGCTTCGACCGAAAGGAGAAAGGCCAAGTCCACTGCAATAATCTGGAGAAGAAATAA